The DNA sequence CTTTCGGTTGTTGAAGATGTGCCTTAGATCTATGGCTTTTTTCCTTATATTAACTCTTCTATATGCTTCCGTGTAAATGGTCTTAATCACTTTGTATTATAGGTGTCGagtatatattatttctttttctattttagtATAAAATTGGCATTTTATGAAAAtggataattatttttttcttttgtagcatTTAATACTGATGCTATGACTAGGGAACAAAGGTAGAAGTAGAGCCCTAAATATCTCCCCAAGTTAGTCTCatattttaggattttattttttacgTAAATTGTTGGTTCTAAATACCATATGTATGTCACACGGTGCGTCGGTGCCTAATGCAGAGGCAACTCCAAAGGCTATCATGCGAACAATGGGTGTTAAAGGACTTACTCTTTTTCACTTGAAAAGTCACCTCCAGGTTAAACTTCATGTTATAGTACTCCCTTAAACTCTTTGTTGCTAAAATCTGAATGACATTTACACTGGAATAATTGCTTTTCCCTGTTAATGTTTCCAGAAATACCGACAAGGAAAGCAATCAGGCAAAGAATTAACTGAGCAGTCAAAGGATGGTGAGTTTATAGATTCAACTTCCTTTTTCTATTATCCGTGCTTAATCCATTGTATCAACATGTTATTTGAGCCTCCAAAAGTTTGTGAAAACTTGATAAAACTAATGTTATATTTAGACATTCCACATTCTATCTTCATAAGACAGAGGCTGTCTTCTAAAGAAAATTTTAGCTGGAGTCTGTCTAAGTTCATGCTTCATTATCTGGTCTTATTTTATCGGGCATCTTGGGTCATGGAGCTCTTCCTagttctctcttaaactctcaatgttgtcgatgaaccttgTCATGAAAACTTCTTTTCTATAAGGTACTACATAAGACAATTGATAGTGAATACAAAGTGAAACTTATACTAAACTCTGGAGTGAGTTTTTTTCTTATTACAAAGAGGAATACATAAATTCTTGAGCAAGATCGTATTTTGTCTTCCTTTTGGCATTGCCCATCCTACAAGTAGATTTTGGCATGATTAATTTTTTACAAGATGAAGTTGTCATGATTTGACTTGATGAAATAACTAATCTGTAAATTTCATTGAGTGTGAACTACTAACCTAAATATTTGAGCCTAAATTAATGGTAGCAGACTCTAGTATGATGCATGTGAGGCTTGAGTGATGGCTTCATGCGGTGGCGCATCTTCTAGCCCCATCTACACTTAGTCTTTTCCTACTCAAGCCCGTCACTATGCCCAATATTAGGCCGTGCTTTTTGATGCCATCTCTTCTCTGTCATGACCTAACTTGATGAATAATTGATCCATTAACTTTGTCGAGCCTGAACTGCTTAAAATATTTGGGTCCAAACTTAATACCCCAAATTTAATTTGAGAACCTAGTTGTAAATATAGAATTTGCAGGGACTAAATTGCTTAAgtacataaaaaataataagtgtTTTCTTCTCACTGCCTCTCTTAACTGCCACTCCCTCATGAGGAAACAGAGGCTGCGTGGGAGCGGGTGGGAGAGAAAGAGGGAAACAGAGAGGGAattggaggagaagaagaagagaggaagaacagaggagggagaagaggaaggaaagagaaggagaagggaaagaaaagggagaaaggaGAGAAAGAGGAAATAGGTCTCGGCTGCGAGAAGaagcaaaaggagaagaggagagggaagaagaagaagaggggaaagagaagaagaagtgaAGAAGATTTTTTAAGAGGAGATACGCTTCTGCGGTGGGAGAAGAAAAGTGAGAGAGGATCGAAGGgaaggagagaaagaaagaaaaaggaataaaaaatagaaaagaaaaaaataaatgagaGGAGATAGGCTTCTGTtgaaggagagaaaaaaaaaagaaagaaagagaataagaaaaagaaaaataaaagaaaaatcaaggaaAATATATTGAGGACTCGTTTTGATGTCGAATGGATTCAGATCAAGCTTGGGAAAATAATATTAGCTATGGTTTTGAACTCTCTTGTATTCTCATTAATTAGATTTATGTTTTGGATTATAGATTGATGAACCATGATGTTCTTAGTTAATTGGATATTCATATTATAAagtaaataaaaaggaagaaaatggtGATATTGGAAGAATAAGGAAATGAAAGATCATAATATGTTGTATCAAGGATATATGACCAGGGTAAGTGTCTGATAACTCGTCTGTTTTCGAAAGTATTAACGCATGTctttagaaattataaatacataTGATTTACATGATTTAAAGGTTCTTTTATTATGTAAACGCCTTACAAAAGAACCTAGATGTTTACCATTTGGAAAAGCACATGATTTGAATAGTTATTTGTTATGTTATAAGCATTTGTTGATTTATGTTATTTGATTCCTATGAAATTGTCTGTTCAGCCATTATATTTGAAAAGCATTGAAAAATATATGAATATTATTAGTTTTGAAATGATGCATCAGTTTTAGAAAAATATGCAAAAGGATTTGCTAAAACACCTAGTTTTGTATGAaagtaattaatatattatttttagtaaCATGATAGTTGTCTGGTCAGTATGGCTATAATCTGGACCCTACCAATAAGGGTTATACATTGGTATTTGTTCAGAAACTAGTTTCTTCTAGGCCCTAACACAGGGAGATATGTGTCACTTATATGAGTTAAACATGGTTCTAGGCATAAAACCTTGTGGGTTAAACATGATTTTGGGCCTTGTCAAGAGGATCTAACGTGACCGTAGCCGTTGATACTACTATGACTTCTGAACTGATTGTACACCTTAGCTATATTAATATTTGTGAACTCTTAGCTATATTTATATGAATGATATTCTTTGCACTACAATGTTTATGCTTTGATATGTGGCATTAGCTATACCTATGCTTACTTTATGAACATACATTTAAATGTATTTTGTTTTGAAAAGTATTATTAAGAAGACATGATTGAAACATATATGAAACCGATGTTTTGTAAACTTTATGAGCATGAAGAAAGTATTTGATGTTTATGTATATTTCGAAAGCACGTGTTAAATGTATAAAGAATTCATTtgtttaaaaaaaaactcatttatGATAAGTTTTGACTAGCACGAGTCATAGTGTTTACTAAGCAGTGGTTTGCTCATAAGATTATCTCTAATTTTTTCAGAGTGCACAGTGAAAGCATGGTGGAATCGGTTATTGGTTGAATTATACTATCATTCTATGGAGATCACTGTACATTGAGATTACTCTGTATATatgttatttggattgaaatGTTATAAATTCTTAAGTCTTATGGGTGGATTGATTATTGATTGAATTATGTTATTAATGTCTTGTGAGTTTAATTATGAACTGGATTATGTAATAATTATTCTGAGAAAGCTATTTGTTCTGGTTCTGGCCTTGCATTCTTATAGGGAAACCTATAGGATTGTCGCATTATACCATTCTCAGTTTTCCATTGGGTTGGGGGCATTACAAAACTAATGGTTATAGGCCCATTTAGTTTTTcaacccacttccgatgtgggactatataTGGTATTATAAAAGTAGTCGTAGCCAATTGTTGGAGCACTATTTTTCTAGTAGACCTTAAGAATGGTCTTGCATTAGCTAAAAATGTTTAAGATCTATACAAAATTTCCATTATCACTTGGTAAtaacttaattttaataatttaattttgttaCAACTTATCTgatcattctttcttctttttaattttttgaatcTCAAATTTCAGCTTCCTACGTTTTAGAGAATCCAAGCAGCAGTGCTTTATCTCCAAGAGTGCCTGCTCCTGACGTCAACGAGTATGATATCACTATCAAATCTTCCTTCTGGTCAAGTTTTAAGTTATTATACATGGATTAGTAGTTTTAATATTAGTATATATTATATGGTgcatgatatatacatatatgtttcaGAAAACATTAACATGGTCAGTTTTTCTGCTTTTAGGGGTCAGGAAGTCAAAGAGGCATTGAGGGTACAGATGGAAGTGCAAAGAAGACTTCATGAACAACTTGAGGTGACTAAATCTTTGTCTCTTCAATTTTGTTTTGGTTCTTTAACCTCCTTCAACATGTTCTTTTTGGCATAACCTAACAATTTGTCATCTCCAATCTCCTGTTTGTATGATAACGCTGGGCCCTTTGAACTACATACTTTTTACTAAGCATACTGTTATCTGTAACAAATTTCTCCTGCTTTCTACctattatatgtatacatacctaTATGCATGGTTTAGAAAACAGTCCAGACCAGTAGTACCAAATGGTAAATCTGGTCCTACAAAGAATTGGTGGGATGCAGATCAGTCAATTTTGAGCGATTCAGGACTGATTCGCTCGGTACTTACCTAAAAATAGAGAGTAAGCCTTTTTTTAATCTATCATATGTAGGGTTTAGAATGATATAATCTATCGCTCTCCCTTTCTCGGAGAAAGTCCACACTCCCTATCCCCGTTCGCCACTgcaggttgcttgcagctgccgtCTGCTGTTCGTCATTTGGTActtctctcctcctcttcctccatgttATTCTCCTTCTCATCCTTATCTTTCACCCTTCTCCTTGGCAACTGTAAGCAACATACTGTGTTTCTGCATACTGGTACGTATTGGACTCGTATAGGTCCAGCCAATGATTGGTATGGGTCCAAAATACCAATTTTTAAACCATGCCTATATCTTTGTTGCTTTAGTTATATGCATTATATGTGTGAGAAGATGCAATAGTGTCTGGGCATGTCTATGGTCATCTATCTTTCATAGATAAACTAGCATTTAATTCGGTCTTCAATCTAAATCCATTGCAAGAATTTTTCCATCTGCTGCTCGAACTCAATCTAATCCACCTCGAGCCtacatcgtgcttcaacaaacagtCATAAGCTCCCACTAAAAGTTGTTCTTTGCTGCTCGATCAGGTTCAGAAGCATGTGCAAATCCGAATGGACGCTTATCAGAGGTACGTCGATTCCCTAATCGCaatggcatacaagatagcatcaGATCAAATTGCTTCAAGCAGTTTCGGCATGACCGAGCATGAGCTCACGGAAGGCACCTGAACTAAAAACCAGACCATGTTGAAAGATCAAGGGATTCATCCTCTCGTGTAAACCAACCTTGTTTACAAGAGATGTACTGGTTGATGATGTACCATGTTCCATGACTCAAAATTGCATGATTATGTGGTGTTTTGACTGAGGTTTATACCGAACTATACCGGTCATGGCTTAGACCAGTAATATACTGCCCTTATCAGAATACCAAGTGTTGCTTTGTGCTAGTTCTTATTTGATCACGTATAATGTTCTATGACTCAAAATTGCATTATTATGTTGTGTTGATTAGGTATGGAGTTTTAGAGAAAAATCTTAAAatattgaaaaataatattatcagaaGGACCAAACAGTGTAGATTCTGAGTATTGTCCGATCTCAAGAAATAATCCTATCAGATGTGCCAAAGATCCTAAGCATTGTCCTATCTATCCTGATTCACGTACTGAAATGAAATACTGGGCAGGATCGCAAACCTTAAGAAATTTCATCAATCACAAGGAATAATATAAACTGCATACAATAATCCAATATCGACTAATTTAGGTAATAAAGTTTCTAACATATTATGTTCCAATCCTACTTTCGTCCCTTACTCattataagaaaataaaagtaaaaaaaatcatccagaaaaaaataaagaaagaaaaaagggaaaagatatccaataagctgcgATCAATGGTAAATATATATTTCCAGAAGAAAAAAGCCACCTGCAGCCAATAACAAGAACACTTCAACCAAAATAGTTCCAAGTTAAAAGTAGGCCAACAACAGAAACTGTTGAATAAGCCACGGGATTGCATCAACAAGGAAACGAAGATTTCAGATTGAGGTTTTCAGTAGAGCAAACAAACTTAGAAACTTCATGGATCCAATGGATCATGACAAGGAACAAACTTTTGGTTACACTGAgataagaatcaaaggacttctaAATCAGAAGGCTACTGCCACAAACACAAACATGTTCCCTATGGTACAAGTGGTGAAAGAGGTCAGGTTGATCGATGTCGTCTGTGGTTGGCTCGCCCCAGGATGCAAAGACGCAACCGCTGACTTAGTGTTTCACCCTTCTCCAGCTTCTCACGCTTTGGTTTCTTGGATACCGCCGTgccctttttcttattcttcggCTTAGCAGAAGATTTCCGTTGTATCCGTCTCAGCGGTGTGGCTAGGGCTCTCAGTGTCATCTGAAACAAAAGAATAGATGCTCATACAGGTAGAATGGATCTAGTTGGACAAGCAAGTGTTTTATAACTTAGGCCACACTAGAACACGAAATTGCAATTAGACATCAGATTCAAAGCAGAGAATATGAAAAGTTTTAAGGTAAAACTTCTTATCACAGTTGACAGATGACAGATTGCTGTGGGACAAATCAAAGAACACTGGCCATGGGAAAGAGAAAAGGACCTGGTGTTTGCTGGTGGTACTTGCTGTGCACTCTGCAGAGGATGACCCATCACTATTGCCTCCCAAAGACGAGCACCTGCCCCAGCTCTCTCTATTGGAACTCGAATAGGAGCAGCATTCCTCATCTCGTCCAGTTCTTTTCTCCTGTAAAATGTCATCAACAATTATAACAGGAAAATTTACTATGCAATCCATTACTTTACAGAGCAACAAAAATCTCACATGGGCATAACTATTCAAAAAATtggaggtaaaaaaaaaaaaatccaggatgctcCTCGGAGCTAGAAATTGTACATATACATGTAGAAAGAATATCCAAAAGATGTTCAAAAAATATCCAGGAGATATTCTTTTTATCCAAACCACCAAAAGGAGCAAATACAGAGAAAGAATGGAGCTGGAACCAGAGTAAAAGCGCTTAAGAATATACTTTGCAACAAAAATAGGATGTGGTACATATGTGAAAAACGAAATGTCCGCCTTGTGTCAAGCAAAGGTTAAAAGGGTCGGAAAAGCAATCCTGTATAGAAGCATATCCCAAAGTCAACTGTATACTAGATGTCCTTGAATTAGTGGACCAACTGACAGTTCAATAAGGTGCAAATAATAGACTGCATGACACGAGTGAACAACAGTATCTTAGAAACAGAAGCACAACTCTCAAACCGTTAGCCCTAATGAGTAATACAGGAATACAACTGATGATTTAGCAATAGATGAGCATCAGGAAACAGATGCAGCAATTCAGACTCAGAAGGTCCTGTCGTTCTTCCAAGAACTTTTGATCTTTAAAATACAAAGCTCAAGCCTTCAGATGAAACCATTCAATCCTAACAAAAGTCAATAATCAACTAGTGGTACAGAAACAGAACTAAAGGAACTAAACAGGTGTAACATTCAAAACAAAATTCCAGAAGTCAGATAAAACAATCACCAgatgtaaaaagaaaaatatattacctgCATATTGGGTTCTTCGGCACTGTTACCTCCCATGTTGGTAGCCATATTATCTTTATCAACAACGAAATCCTGAGTATATCAAAATAAGTGGTTTAGTTTGTGTCACACAAAGGTTAAAAGGGTAAGGGTAGCATATCCTGTATAGAAGGATCCCAAAATCGACTGTATACTAGATATTCTCTTATTACTGGACCAACTAATAGTTCAATAGGAATTAATAAACGAGAATGAACAACAGTACTGCCATAATAGAAGCACAACTCTCTAACAGCTACTAGCCACAGGTAAGTTCTGTTGCTAATTGTAGAGAGTAGCAGAGCAATACAGCAGATAATTTAACAACAGATGAGCATCAAAGAACAGATACAATAATAATTCAGACTCTGTGTCCTGTCGTTCTTCCAAGAAATTTTGATCTTCAAAAAACAAAGTTCAAGCTTTCAAATAAGCTGCAAAATAGACAAAACCTTTCAATCCCAACAAAAGTCGATATCAACCAGTGGTACAGGAACAAAACCAAAGAAACTAAATAGGTATCACATGTGAAACAAAATTCCATTAATTTGATAAAACAATCAACAGCTGTAACTAACAAAATGAATTACCTGTAAATTAGATTCATTGACACTGTTACCTCCTATGTTGGTAATCATATTGTCTTCATCAACAAGGAAATCCTACATAAAGTAAAACTAAGAACTTAAGCCCCTACAGGCCTCAACCTCGCTTTTCTTTACGCAGAAGGAAAAATAATTTGGTGCAACAGGCATACCAAGTCATTATCGATGGATATATGAGCTACGCTTTCTGATAACAGTTCACTGACTGATTTTGCAGTTGAACCTATGATTCAGCCAAACAACTAATATAAAGACATAAGTTAACTACAAAGCAATGCTTGTGAGTACTACTGTTGATCCAACCTGCACCATTTGAATTCCCAGGAGCTGATGAGGAACATGCTGCATCGGTATTAACCGCACGGAGGCTAGTGATGATTTCGTACAGCAAACTCTGAACCCAGACACTTCAAcattaaaatattgataaatgattTGTATTACAGGATCAAAGTAATGAAGTTATATAAAAGTTGAATGTTATTTTTCTGAGCAGTCCTCTTGCAGAATGACTGCATGCCATTGTTTTCTTTTCCCATTTTACCAATATTATCTCCTTCactaaaattttcctctttttccttcagtagttagtttaaaataaaaagatGCAGGAAATCACCTCATCTGTGCCTGCACCAGCCTTTAGTTCTCCTAGATCATAGTACCTCTGAAAGTTACTCGTGCAACTTGAAGGAATTTGCGGGGGTTGTAAGACATTATAGAAGAAAATAGAAACAGAATCATAATAGAACTGCGGTCTGGGTGAGTTGTGATCACCCTCAAATTTGATAATATTCTTGTCACCCTGCAAAGTAACCCAAAATTTGGATGTAATAATAGTCAGAATGGAATGCTTGCATCCAAAAACTGCAGTTCTATCAGATCGAGAAATTGAGTGAGATGCTCTCAACCCAATTTCAAGGTACATAGAAGATGATCACTTACCGCATATGCCTCGTATATCAGATCCGAGTGATGGGGCTGAATAAATATGTCATCAGAAGCATGTCCAAACAATGCTGGAATAAAGGTCTTCGGTGCAAACTGCAGACAAATGTATGAAGTCTAAATTTGAAGTTTCAAGGTGCCAACAAAGCTTTTACTTGCATGAACAAAGCATAAATTTAGACAATAGCAGTGTATCATGGAAGTCCAAGGAGCACTTAGTGAAGTTTTCTAAGGCATTCAACTGCATTAACATTTAACATGATATTGCTTAACATTAAACTCTAAGAAGATCTTTAGTAAGTCCCATTGCTTAGAACTCTAATAAAAGAACCTGAAAAGAATTTGACTCTAAAAAATGTTCAAATCCTATGTACACTTTACTAAATCGGATCAGTTCTATTCAATTGACAATAATTCGAAAAATCACAAGAACTGATGGACGGTTAAAGGAAGAAATGTAACACAAGTAAGTTCAACACCTGTACAGCATTTAGATCCATGATATCAAATTTAGCCCTCTTCTGAATAATCCGTCGCATGTACT is a window from the Musa acuminata AAA Group cultivar baxijiao chromosome BXJ2-1, Cavendish_Baxijiao_AAA, whole genome shotgun sequence genome containing:
- the LOC103993588 gene encoding protein PHR1-LIKE 2 isoform X1; the encoded protein is MFSGLIHGSEASIPPEEARGPSLVLTADPKPRLRWTADLHERFVDAVAQLGGPEKATPKAIMRTMGVKGLTLFHLKSHLQKYRQGKQSGKELTEQSKDASYVLENPSSSALSPRVPAPDVNEGQEVKEALRVQMEVQRRLHEQLEVQKHVQIRMDAYQRYVDSLIAMAYKIASDQIASSSFGMTEHELTEGT
- the LOC103993588 gene encoding protein PHR1-LIKE 2 isoform X2, with product MFSGLIHGSEASIPPEEARGPSLVLTADPKPRLRWTADLHERFVDAVAQLGEATPKAIMRTMGVKGLTLFHLKSHLQKYRQGKQSGKELTEQSKDASYVLENPSSSALSPRVPAPDVNEGQEVKEALRVQMEVQRRLHEQLEVQKHVQIRMDAYQRYVDSLIAMAYKIASDQIASSSFGMTEHELTEGT
- the LOC103993588 gene encoding protein PHR1-LIKE 2 isoform X3, with product MRTMGVKGLTLFHLKSHLQKYRQGKQSGKELTEQSKDASYVLENPSSSALSPRVPAPDVNEGQEVKEALRVQMEVQRRLHEQLEVQKHVQIRMDAYQRYVDSLIAMAYKIASDQIASSSFGMTEHELTEGT
- the LOC135598682 gene encoding uncharacterized protein LOC135598682, which translates into the protein MIEQFINFVIRPPRAEYNPDQYLWESEFTLAGRKYKRLDWQLTNGRGHTLQCSHYVPSFVPESTALPCVIYCHGNSGCRADANEAAVILLPSNITVFTLDFSGSGLSGGDYVSLGWHEKDDLKTAVSFLRSNKQVSCIGLWGRSMGAVTSLLYGAEDPSIAGMVLDSAFSNLYDLMMELVDVYKIRLPKFTIRMAVQYMRRIIQKRAKFDIMDLNAVQFAPKTFIPALFGHASDDIFIQPHHSDLIYEAYAGDKNIIKFEGDHNSPRPQFYYDSVSIFFYNVLQPPQIPSSCTSNFQRYYDLGELKAGAGTDESLLYEIITSLRAVNTDAACSSSAPGNSNGAGSTAKSVSELLSESVAHISIDNDLDFLVDEDNMITNIGGNSVNESNLQDFVVDKDNMATNMGGNSAEEPNMQEKRTGRDEECCSYSSSNRESWGRCSSLGGNSDGSSSAECTASTTSKHQMTLRALATPLRRIQRKSSAKPKNKKKGTAVSKKPKREKLEKGETLSQRLRLCILGRANHRRHRST